In Campylobacter vicugnae, a genomic segment contains:
- the rfaE1 gene encoding D-glycero-beta-D-manno-heptose-7-phosphate kinase, with protein sequence MAKVLVVGDLMIDHYIWGSCDRISPEAPVQVVNIKNETKRLGGCGNVVSNLIALGAEVGVVSVVGDDELGVEILELLEARGAKAELVISETGRKSSQKSRVMVSHQQVIRLDTESISDINCADEIVSKFADILAGYDIVLLSDYGKGVLSNYLTKQIISIAKNNHKMVLVDPKGKDYSKYKGATLLTPNKKEASEALGFGIDNDESLELALKTMKLNYELEYSLITLSEDGIGLLSDEVKKFPALAKEVFDVTGAGDSVLATLGYCLASKMSIEEAIDNANLAAAVVVGKVGSADASWGEIENLKSKKIGFERKIVKLDELLKVDRSGKTLVFTNGCFDIMHIGHISYLQKAKMLGDILVVGLNSDNSVRELKGKDRPVNVQYDRAAMLCAMEFVDFVVIFDELTPHELIKAIKPDILVKGADYKGKEVVGSEFAKRVELIEFIEGKSTTKIIEKIKR encoded by the coding sequence ATGGCTAAGGTCTTAGTAGTTGGGGATTTAATGATTGATCACTATATCTGGGGTAGTTGTGATCGCATTAGTCCAGAGGCTCCAGTACAAGTAGTAAATATCAAAAATGAAACTAAAAGGCTTGGCGGCTGTGGCAATGTAGTATCAAATTTAATCGCTCTTGGTGCAGAAGTAGGCGTAGTAAGTGTAGTTGGCGATGATGAACTAGGGGTTGAGATTTTAGAGCTTTTAGAAGCTCGTGGAGCTAAGGCTGAGTTAGTAATTAGTGAAACAGGCAGAAAATCAAGCCAAAAAAGCCGTGTAATGGTATCACATCAGCAAGTAATTAGGCTAGATACTGAGAGTATAAGTGATATAAATTGCGCTGATGAGATTGTCAGTAAATTTGCAGATATTTTAGCTGGTTATGATATTGTTTTGCTAAGTGATTATGGCAAGGGAGTATTGAGTAATTACTTAACCAAGCAGATAATATCAATTGCTAAAAATAATCATAAGATGGTATTAGTAGATCCAAAGGGCAAGGATTATAGTAAATATAAAGGTGCGACACTTTTAACCCCAAATAAAAAAGAGGCAAGCGAGGCGTTAGGCTTTGGCATTGATAATGATGAGAGTCTAGAGCTAGCATTAAAAACTATGAAATTAAACTATGAATTAGAGTACTCTTTAATCACTCTTAGCGAAGATGGAATTGGGCTTTTAAGTGATGAGGTTAAGAAATTTCCAGCTCTTGCTAAAGAGGTTTTTGATGTAACTGGTGCTGGTGATAGCGTACTAGCTACTTTGGGTTATTGCTTAGCTAGCAAGATGAGTATAGAAGAGGCGATAGATAATGCAAATTTAGCCGCAGCAGTAGTTGTAGGTAAGGTAGGAAGTGCAGATGCAAGCTGGGGCGAAATAGAGAATCTAAAGAGTAAAAAAATTGGTTTTGAGCGTAAAATTGTCAAGCTTGATGAGCTTTTAAAGGTTGATAGAAGTGGCAAAACTTTAGTTTTTACCAATGGTTGCTTTGATATTATGCATATTGGTCATATTAGCTACTTACAAAAGGCTAAAATGCTTGGCGATATATTAGTAGTAGGGTTAAATTCAGATAACTCAGTAAGAGAGTTAAAAGGCAAAGATAGGCCAGTAAATGTGCAATATGATAGGGCTGCGATGTTGTGTGCGATGGAGTTTGTCGATTTTGTCGTGATATTTGATGAGCTAACTCCACATGAGTTAATCAAAGCAATTAAACCTGATATATTAGTAAAAGGTGCAGACTACAAAGGCAAAGAGGTCGTAGGTAGTGAATTTGCTAAAAGAGTTGAGTTAATAGAGTTTATTGAGGGCAAAAGCACCACAAAAATAATAGAAAAAATCAAAAGATAA
- the gmhA gene encoding D-sedoheptulose 7-phosphate isomerase — protein MSIFTDELKAHLEVANRVLSIDETVMSVANTVVATLKNGNKILICGNGGSAADAQHFAAELTGRYKSERISLPAIALTTDTSALTAIGNDYGYDEVFARQLSGVGNSGDLLIGISTSGNSKNVLKAFEIAKQKGIKTIGLSGRDGGAMNELCDINVVVPSNDTARIQEMHILIIHTICAAVDGAF, from the coding sequence ATGAGTATATTTACAGATGAATTAAAAGCGCATCTAGAGGTAGCAAATAGAGTTTTGTCCATAGATGAAACGGTGATGAGTGTAGCAAATACAGTAGTAGCAACGCTAAAAAACGGTAATAAAATCTTAATTTGCGGCAATGGAGGAAGTGCAGCTGATGCGCAACACTTTGCTGCTGAGCTAACCGGTAGATATAAGAGTGAGAGAATCTCTCTTCCAGCTATTGCATTGACTACTGATACTTCAGCGCTTACTGCAATTGGCAATGACTATGGATATGATGAGGTATTTGCAAGACAGCTTAGTGGTGTAGGAAATAGCGGAGATTTACTAATAGGTATAAGCACAAGCGGTAATAGTAAAAATGTATTAAAAGCATTTGAGATTGCAAAACAAAAGGGTATTAAAACCATAGGATTAAGCGGCAGAGATGGTGGAGCAATGAATGAGTTATGCGATATAAACGTAGTTGTGCCTTCTAATGATACGGCTAGAATTCAAGAGATGCATATCTTAATAATTCACACTATTTGCGCTGCAGTAGATGGAGCATTTTAA
- a CDS encoding restriction endonuclease subunit S, giving the protein MADSSKGIPFLTGGNLKEGKLDISGASYITKEKHEKLISGHLVEDDIVIAVRGSLGYVNKGNFGWNINSQLAILRTDKKELYGKFLLQFLISDMGQNELLKRQTGSALKQLPIGVIKDVEVPITLVEEQTKIGELFANLDNLITLHQRKVEKLQKIKKSCLQNLFPQNNQNTPKIRFKNFNDEWVENKYKNIGQCLSGGTLSYEDLDKNGIYKCILYGELYTRYDYIIKNIVFRTNKLGNKVIKNDILFPQSTTVDAISLISPACMNDDEAQTSGVFAIRPHKNIDGNFITYYTKGNFYQRNKLAKNAQGLTIVHLYYQSIKDETILIPNLAEQCKISEFFTKLDKLITLQQRKVEKLKNIKKALLNKMLI; this is encoded by the coding sequence ATGGCCGATAGCAGTAAAGGTATTCCGTTTCTTACAGGTGGTAATTTGAAGGAAGGCAAACTAGATATTTCAGGTGCAAGTTATATCACAAAAGAAAAACATGAGAAACTAATCTCAGGACATCTTGTTGAAGATGATATCGTAATTGCTGTTCGAGGTTCGTTAGGCTATGTAAATAAAGGGAATTTTGGGTGGAATATAAATTCTCAGCTTGCTATTTTAAGAACTGATAAAAAAGAATTATACGGAAAATTTTTGCTTCAATTTTTAATTTCAGATATGGGACAAAATGAGTTGCTGAAAAGGCAAACGGGTTCAGCATTAAAACAACTACCGATCGGGGTTATTAAAGATGTGGAAGTGCCTATTACGTTGGTGGAAGAACAAACCAAAATCGGCGAATTATTTGCAAATTTAGACAACCTCATCACCCTTCATCAACGTAAGGTTGAAAAATTGCAAAAGATAAAAAAATCTTGTTTGCAAAATTTATTCCCACAAAACAACCAAAACACCCCCAAAATCCGCTTTAAAAATTTTAATGATGAGTGGGTGGAAAATAAATATAAAAATATAGGTCAATGTTTATCTGGTGGAACTCTAAGCTATGAGGATTTAGATAAAAATGGAATTTATAAGTGCATATTATATGGAGAGCTTTATACTCGCTATGACTACATAATAAAAAATATAGTTTTTAGAACAAATAAACTTGGCAATAAAGTTATTAAAAATGATATTTTATTTCCACAATCTACAACAGTTGATGCAATATCATTAATTTCTCCTGCTTGTATGAATGATGACGAAGCCCAAACTAGCGGAGTTTTTGCTATTAGACCACATAAAAATATTGATGGAAATTTTATAACTTATTACACAAAAGGAAATTTTTATCAAAGAAACAAATTAGCCAAAAATGCACAAGGCTTAACAATAGTTCATTTATATTATCAATCTATAAAAGATGAAACTATTCTTATTCCAAATTTAGCAGAACAATGCAAAATTTCAGAATTCTTTACTAAACTTGATAAGCTTATCACACTTCAACAGCGCAAGGTAGAAAAATTAAAAAATATTAAAAAAGCATTGCTTAATAAGATGCTTATCTAA
- the waaF gene encoding lipopolysaccharide heptosyltransferase II: MRIFIELPTWLGDGVMSSAAIANIRANFKDAKLTFFGSAASTALFANLGDIIIDESKKSKFRLAYLYKLAKSQPKFDAFISFRSHLASKALAFFIHARKSGVYKPINKSDHLVVDYLNFSAKALNIDILTNELELNFTPKKYTKPTLGLNPGATYGSAKRWYPSYFADVAMSLSSKFDIVIFGGNGEKEICDEISEILTKNQISHKNLCAKTSIKELASYIAGLELFITNDSGPMHIAAAFKVPTVALFGPTNFTRTSPYNNPKARLAHLNLPCMPCMKRVCPLGSHECMKELKPALALELTRQII, encoded by the coding sequence GTGAGAATATTCATTGAGCTACCAACATGGCTTGGCGATGGAGTGATGAGTAGTGCTGCTATTGCAAATATTAGGGCAAATTTTAAAGATGCAAAATTAACATTTTTTGGCTCTGCGGCTAGTACAGCTCTATTTGCTAATCTTGGCGATATCATAATAGATGAGTCCAAAAAATCCAAATTTCGCCTAGCATATCTATATAAATTAGCCAAATCCCAGCCTAAATTTGATGCATTTATTAGCTTTAGAAGCCATCTAGCCTCAAAAGCTTTGGCATTTTTTATCCACGCTAGAAAAAGTGGAGTCTATAAGCCAATTAATAAAAGCGATCATTTAGTAGTTGATTATCTAAATTTTAGTGCAAAAGCTTTAAATATAGATATTTTAACTAATGAACTTGAGTTAAATTTTACTCCAAAAAAATATACAAAACCAACACTAGGTCTAAATCCAGGTGCTACATATGGAAGTGCTAAAAGATGGTATCCAAGCTATTTTGCCGATGTAGCAATGAGCTTAAGTAGTAAATTTGATATAGTTATCTTTGGCGGTAATGGTGAAAAAGAGATTTGCGATGAAATTAGCGAAATTCTAACCAAAAATCAAATTTCGCATAAAAATCTATGCGCTAAAACATCAATCAAAGAGCTTGCTAGCTATATTGCCGGACTTGAGCTATTTATAACCAATGATAGCGGACCAATGCATATCGCAGCTGCTTTTAAGGTGCCAACAGTTGCACTATTTGGCCCAACTAACTTTACTAGAACTAGCCCATATAATAATCCAAAAGCAAGACTAGCACATCTAAATTTACCATGTATGCCATGTATGAAAAGGGTCTGTCCGCTAGGCTCTCATGAGTGTATGAAAGAGCTAAAACCAGCCCTTGCATTAGAACTAACTAGGCAGATTATTTAG
- a CDS encoding glycosyltransferase family 4 protein: protein MKNISILEINLTNKNQRFLERLKNALNSKGFDVIIKNYDNIKSKNPITKLIKINKLAKKQKKDEFYICLDKFDSADIYLASSGVQNIYKKLDKFWFLNPISIIESIIEKRCINNSIKIITNSNLVRYQLETIYNIQPDKITTIYPGINLPTQIQKGSAKMQLCKELGIDMELPIILFVSDNFKKDGAKEFIELLTHINKVNAIIIGNDKATPKYRQMAKKLGVRVIFKPTPKVINRYYEAADIFVLPSLYNPFSTQILEALSYGCVCFTTAQNGASEILKDEFIIQSKDDENVAKFINLLLSDHSLMLNISAQNIKLSKKYTVEDNLNQILKVISENIH from the coding sequence ATGAAAAATATATCAATCTTAGAAATAAACCTTACAAACAAAAACCAAAGATTCCTAGAGCGACTAAAAAACGCTCTAAATTCAAAAGGATTTGATGTTATAATCAAAAATTATGATAATATCAAAAGCAAGAATCCAATAACTAAATTGATAAAAATCAATAAACTTGCCAAAAAACAAAAAAAAGATGAATTTTATATCTGCTTAGATAAATTTGATAGCGCTGATATATATCTAGCTAGTAGTGGAGTACAAAATATATATAAAAAATTAGATAAATTTTGGTTTTTAAATCCTATTAGCATTATAGAAAGCATAATTGAAAAAAGATGTATAAACAACTCTATAAAAATCATAACTAACTCAAATTTAGTACGCTATCAATTAGAGACAATCTATAATATACAACCAGATAAAATAACTACAATTTATCCAGGAATCAATCTACCAACACAGATACAAAAAGGTAGTGCTAAAATGCAGCTATGCAAAGAACTTGGCATAGATATGGAGCTACCAATTATTTTATTTGTTTCTGATAATTTTAAAAAAGATGGAGCCAAAGAGTTTATAGAGCTTTTAACTCATATCAATAAGGTAAATGCTATAATTATCGGCAATGATAAGGCTACACCAAAATATAGACAAATGGCTAAAAAGCTTGGAGTTAGGGTAATCTTTAAACCAACCCCAAAAGTGATAAATCGCTACTATGAAGCAGCAGATATATTTGTACTGCCTTCGCTTTATAACCCATTTAGCACTCAAATTCTAGAAGCCCTAAGTTATGGCTGTGTATGCTTTACTACTGCTCAAAATGGAGCTAGCGAGATCTTAAAAGATGAGTTTATCATACAGAGCAAAGATGATGAAAATGTAGCTAAATTTATAAATCTTTTGCTAAGCGATCATAGCTTAATGCTTAATATCTCAGCTCAAAATATTAAACTATCTAAAAAATACACAGTAGAAGACAACTTAAATCAAATATTAAAGGTAATTAGTGAGAATATTCATTGA
- a CDS encoding glycosyltransferase family 9 protein, with protein MKILIIKFRFIGDVLLTTPLVANLKTHYPNASIHFALNQGTQAVIANNPQIDKIHIYDRGTIKKSNIFKRIWLELKYALELRKEKFDIVINTETSDRGIFLAKFSGAKTIVSRKGTNQILNKLITHESKPNGHIIMQNLSAINALGKDIATTKVNLYFNNYDLNLPDYFIHIHPMARFDYKCLSDEAVAKIIDFCEIELDKRVVLTCDKNPNEISKMKNILSLCSSNPIVFMGNLSLDEVAFLSSKSKLYIGTDTAIMHMAAANDVPCIAIFGPSYTSAWGPWDNSKSKSLYQSKGGIQKMGIHTVIQNNLKCVPCGKEGCNNSHISDCLVSLDINWIKNEIKNHFISQKLDS; from the coding sequence ATGAAAATTTTAATTATTAAATTTAGATTTATAGGCGATGTGCTTTTAACTACTCCACTAGTTGCTAATCTTAAAACCCATTATCCTAATGCTTCTATACATTTTGCTTTAAATCAAGGAACTCAAGCAGTAATAGCAAATAATCCACAAATTGATAAAATCCATATCTATGATAGAGGCACTATTAAAAAATCTAATATATTTAAGCGAATTTGGCTTGAGTTAAAATACGCCTTAGAGTTAAGAAAAGAGAAATTTGATATAGTAATAAATACTGAAACTAGCGATCGTGGGATATTCTTGGCTAAATTTAGTGGAGCTAAAACCATAGTATCACGCAAAGGCACAAACCAAATTCTAAACAAACTCATAACTCACGAATCCAAACCAAACGGCCATATCATAATGCAAAATCTATCTGCCATTAATGCTTTGGGTAAAGATATTGCCACTACTAAAGTAAATTTATATTTTAATAATTATGATTTAAATTTGCCAGATTATTTTATCCATATTCATCCTATGGCTAGGTTTGATTATAAGTGTTTAAGCGATGAAGCAGTAGCTAAAATTATTGATTTTTGCGAAATTGAGCTAGATAAAAGAGTTGTATTAACCTGTGATAAAAATCCAAATGAGATAAGCAAAATGAAAAATATCTTATCACTTTGTAGCTCAAACCCAATTGTATTTATGGGAAATTTAAGCTTAGATGAAGTGGCATTTTTAAGTTCTAAATCAAAGCTATATATCGGTACTGATACTGCAATAATGCATATGGCTGCAGCCAATGATGTACCGTGTATAGCTATTTTTGGGCCTAGCTATACATCTGCTTGGGGTCCATGGGATAATTCAAAATCAAAAAGCCTCTATCAAAGCAAAGGCGGGATCCAAAAAATGGGTATTCACACTGTAATTCAAAATAATTTAAAGTGTGTCCCATGTGGTAAAGAGGGTTGTAATAATTCACATATTAGCGATTGTCTAGTTAGTCTAGATATAAACTGGATAAAAAATGAGATAAAAAATCACTTTATCTCACAAAAATTAGATAGCTAA
- a CDS encoding lipid A biosynthesis lauroyl acyltransferase yields MVDFLYLWLYYMLRFIAIYTPKAIQNIFFDLLAKGFYKFDKKHTNIMRINLKMCKFENIEEIILQTYRNFAHFGVEFLRNQNNTKEQILSKVEFKNAQILDKFKERPIIITTAHYGNWELFSLAMAAKFGPVSIVGRNLDSPVMDRILSKNRSRFNIEVIPKSGGARAIMKALQNRRLLGILVDQNVDIRDGVECEFFSNRISHTHAASIFAAKLNAIIIPAFIKRVGDKNEISFYDPIDINQLNGDKIKQATQAQSSATQDMIKSKPDEYFWMHKKFKQFYPEIYK; encoded by the coding sequence ATGGTTGATTTTTTATATTTATGGCTATATTATATGCTTAGATTTATCGCAATCTACACCCCAAAAGCTATTCAAAATATATTTTTTGATCTACTTGCAAAAGGCTTTTATAAATTTGATAAAAAACATACAAATATAATGCGAATCAATCTAAAAATGTGTAAATTTGAGAATATAGAAGAGATTATTTTACAAACTTATCGCAATTTTGCCCACTTTGGCGTGGAGTTTTTACGCAATCAAAATAACACAAAAGAGCAAATTCTATCTAAAGTTGAATTTAAAAATGCTCAAATTTTAGATAAATTCAAAGAACGTCCAATCATCATCACCACTGCACATTATGGCAATTGGGAGCTTTTTAGCCTTGCGATGGCGGCTAAATTTGGCCCTGTAAGCATTGTAGGCAGAAACCTTGATAGTCCTGTGATGGATAGAATTTTAAGCAAAAATAGAAGTAGATTTAATATAGAAGTAATTCCTAAAAGTGGTGGCGCAAGAGCGATTATGAAAGCATTGCAAAATAGAAGGCTTCTTGGTATTTTAGTTGATCAAAATGTAGATATTAGAGATGGAGTAGAGTGTGAGTTTTTTTCTAATCGTATCTCGCACACGCATGCTGCTAGTATCTTTGCTGCTAAGCTTAATGCAATAATAATCCCAGCTTTTATCAAAAGAGTTGGCGATAAAAATGAGATTAGCTTTTATGACCCAATAGATATCAATCAACTAAATGGTGATAAAATCAAACAAGCCACACAAGCCCAAAGTAGCGCTACTCAAGATATGATAAAAAGCAAGCCAGATGAGTACTTTTGGATGCATAAGAAATTTAAACAGTTCTACCCAGAGATTTACAAATGA
- the waaC gene encoding lipopolysaccharide heptosyltransferase I, with amino-acid sequence MKIAIIRLSALGDIVHTSIVVQFIKKHFKDAKISWFVDEKFSSIVHFLDGVDVIALPLKDKKFIKSFKILREFSNHFDLIIDFQGLIKSALVARVLGSNIAGFDKNSIKEPLASIFYKSKFKIDYNQNIIRRNLALASAALGFSFNDNDIKQKSACFISNIEPKPSQTILIAPFASEMSKCYDKFNEVINLLKDYEINIISANAKEYELASKIAYNTHAKVLSPMSLAKVIDFMQSVGLVVGNDSGITHLAWAQNRASITLFGNRPSHRNSFITPINHTIDTGKKIDAKNIDKSDYCINEISPINIANLAKNILNSELLNG; translated from the coding sequence TTGAAAATAGCAATTATTAGACTCTCAGCCCTTGGCGATATCGTTCATACAAGCATTGTTGTGCAATTTATCAAAAAGCATTTTAAAGATGCTAAAATTAGCTGGTTTGTAGATGAAAAATTTAGTAGTATTGTTCATTTTTTAGATGGCGTTGATGTTATCGCACTTCCTTTAAAGGATAAAAAATTTATTAAAAGTTTTAAAATTCTTAGAGAATTTAGTAATCATTTTGATCTTATTATAGATTTTCAAGGCCTTATAAAATCAGCTCTTGTAGCTAGAGTTTTAGGTAGCAATATAGCTGGGTTTGATAAAAATAGCATAAAAGAGCCACTAGCTTCTATATTTTATAAGAGTAAGTTTAAAATTGATTATAATCAAAATATTATAAGGCGAAATTTAGCTCTTGCTAGCGCTGCTTTGGGCTTTAGCTTTAATGATAATGATATCAAGCAAAAATCTGCTTGTTTCATCTCAAATATAGAGCCTAAACCATCTCAAACTATTTTAATAGCACCATTTGCAAGCGAAATGAGCAAATGCTATGATAAGTTTAATGAAGTTATAAATTTGCTAAAAGATTATGAGATTAATATCATATCAGCAAATGCTAAAGAGTATGAACTTGCTAGTAAAATTGCTTATAATACTCATGCTAAAGTACTTAGTCCTATGAGTTTAGCTAAAGTAATAGATTTTATGCAAAGCGTAGGACTTGTAGTTGGCAATGATAGCGGTATAACTCATCTAGCTTGGGCTCAAAATAGAGCTAGTATCACTCTTTTTGGAAATCGCCCAAGCCATAGAAATAGCTTTATCACGCCTATAAATCATACTATTGATACAGGCAAAAAAATCGATGCAAAAAATATAGATAAGAGCGATTACTGCATAAATGAGATATCGCCAATTAATATAGCAAATTTAGCAAAAAATATTTTAAATTCGGAGCTTTTAAATGGTTGA
- a CDS encoding 3'-5' exonuclease, with product MSGYICVFDCETVPDCDSLREAYGYEGDDKSVAQMALTEQKERSGSEFLPVCFHKVVTISAVIADEFGRFKRVSTIAGDSEEKKIAEFIKFINEHNPRLVSYNGRGFDLPMLMIRAMRYNIEASEYFNTNDRANGKDKWCNYRSRYDGVFHLDLLDHISDFKAVSGLKLDLLCASLNLPGKYDVCGDEVMSLYYNGQQDKIDEYCESDTLNTYWLFLKYELLRGRLNLDDYANYLSLMNEYLNTQKSDMSYSIVFDRYIKNELDRLGRR from the coding sequence ATGAGCGGTTATATATGTGTATTTGATTGTGAGACTGTGCCTGATTGTGACTCTTTAAGGGAAGCTTATGGTTATGAAGGCGATGATAAGAGTGTAGCACAAATGGCGCTTACAGAACAAAAAGAGCGAAGTGGAAGTGAGTTTTTGCCAGTTTGTTTTCATAAAGTAGTAACTATTAGTGCAGTAATAGCTGATGAGTTTGGTAGATTTAAAAGAGTATCTACAATTGCTGGAGATAGTGAAGAGAAAAAAATAGCTGAATTTATTAAATTTATAAATGAGCATAATCCTAGACTTGTAAGTTATAATGGTAGAGGCTTTGATCTGCCTATGCTGATGATAAGAGCAATGCGTTATAATATAGAAGCTAGTGAGTATTTTAACACCAATGATAGAGCTAATGGCAAGGATAAATGGTGTAATTATAGAAGTAGATATGATGGAGTTTTTCATCTTGATTTGCTTGATCATATTAGCGATTTTAAGGCTGTAAGCGGGCTAAAGCTAGATCTGCTTTGTGCTAGTTTAAATCTGCCTGGTAAATATGATGTTTGTGGCGATGAGGTAATGAGTTTATATTATAATGGACAGCAAGATAAAATTGATGAATATTGTGAATCTGATACGCTAAATACATATTGGTTATTTTTAAAATATGAATTATTGCGTGGTAGGTTAAATTTAGATGATTATGCTAATTATTTAAGCTTGATGAATGAGTATCTAAACACCCAAAAATCAGATATGAGTTATAGTATAGTATTTGATAGATATATAAAAAATGAACTTGATAGATTGGGGCGTAGATGA
- a CDS encoding DNA ligase, with the protein MIRICLLIWFVCSSAFSSVMLLKEYKDENLTGWMMSEKYDGVRAIWDGKELKSRNGNIINAPSSFIAQLPDFALDGELWSNRGEFELIASIVLDKNPDIKAWQNIKYMVFDLPKFDGNLSDKMAYLEEFLSLNPSNFIKVIKQIYIQNNLHAFAFLDEVVSKGGEGIVVRDPNASYISGRSDKILKLKKWNDSECQIVAINNGKGKYEGAMGSVDCVDIFSKIKFKIGSGFSDEIRKNPPKIGTIITYKFQNLTNNNKPRFPVFLRIKRGE; encoded by the coding sequence ATGATTAGAATCTGTTTATTAATTTGGTTTGTTTGTTCTAGTGCTTTTTCTTCTGTAATGCTTCTTAAAGAGTATAAAGATGAAAATCTAACTGGCTGGATGATGAGCGAAAAATATGATGGCGTGCGTGCTATTTGGGATGGCAAGGAGTTAAAAAGTCGTAATGGTAATATAATTAATGCACCATCTAGCTTTATAGCTCAATTGCCTGATTTTGCACTTGATGGAGAGCTGTGGAGCAATAGAGGAGAGTTTGAGCTAATTGCTTCTATAGTACTAGATAAAAATCCTGATATTAAAGCATGGCAAAATATTAAGTATATGGTATTTGATCTACCTAAATTTGATGGAAATTTAAGTGATAAAATGGCCTATTTAGAAGAGTTTTTAAGCCTAAATCCAAGTAATTTTATAAAAGTTATAAAGCAAATATATATCCAAAATAATTTACATGCTTTTGCCTTTTTAGATGAGGTTGTAAGTAAAGGTGGTGAAGGTATAGTAGTTCGTGATCCAAATGCATCATATATAAGCGGCCGAAGTGATAAAATATTAAAATTAAAAAAGTGGAATGATAGTGAGTGTCAAATAGTAGCTATAAATAATGGTAAGGGCAAGTATGAAGGTGCTATGGGTTCAGTAGATTGTGTAGATATTTTTAGTAAAATTAAATTTAAAATCGGATCTGGATTTAGTGATGAAATACGAAAAAATCCCCCAAAAATAGGCACCATAATCACATATAAATTTCAAAATCTAACCAATAATAATAAGCCAAGATTTCCAGTATTTTTACGAATTAAAAGAGGTGAATAG
- the pseH gene encoding UDP-4-amino-4,6-dideoxy-N-acetyl-beta-L-altrosamine N-acetyltransferase → MLESLINGIRLVNFTSLDTKEIKIIYNWRNNPKIAKYMINKSITWDEHLGFIDSLTNSQDKIYFLVYKDDLAIGVISFVNISKSSCEFGIYASPDLRGMGDLLMGVVVDYAFNRLRVKEILAKAFMDNLRVITLYTKFEFKIIKKDKDMIYFSHQGGVELNIPLCQERLLA, encoded by the coding sequence ATGCTAGAAAGCTTGATTAATGGTATAAGGCTTGTCAATTTTACTAGCTTAGATACTAAAGAGATAAAGATAATTTATAATTGGCGAAACAACCCTAAAATCGCTAAGTATATGATAAATAAAAGCATAACATGGGATGAGCATTTAGGCTTTATAGATAGCCTTACAAATTCTCAAGATAAGATCTATTTTTTAGTCTATAAAGATGATTTAGCAATTGGAGTAATTTCATTTGTAAATATCTCTAAAAGCTCTTGCGAATTTGGGATATATGCTAGTCCAGATTTGCGTGGTATGGGCGATTTGCTTATGGGTGTGGTTGTAGATTATGCGTTTAATAGGCTGCGTGTTAAAGAGATTTTGGCTAAAGCTTTTATGGATAATTTAAGAGTTATAACGCTTTATACAAAATTTGAGTTTAAGATAATTAAAAAGGATAAAGATATGATATATTTTAGCCATCAGGGGGGGGTAGAGCTTAATATACCTCTTTGCCAAGAAAGGCTCTTGGCATGA